The region CGGCCTGTATGGCGTCTGTGATGGAGGCTGAGGAAGCATTGTGGAAGATGTTGTCCGACGAGGCCTGATTTACTGGAATTGTGGATGATGTAGACACAGCGTGGTTATCGATCCACAGAGGGACCGTTGAATCAGCTGTGGACGACATGACGCGTTTCTGTTTACTCCTTTCACCTGATATACTATCTTTGGCTCGTATCTCATAAAGATGTCAGTTACTTTGTACATTAGAGTGTATAGATTGAGATGGGACAGTACTCCGCAGCCGTGGCGTCATGCGGAACATTGATGCCGATCATACTTCGGCAGATGTTGCATGCAGTGCCGGCGGTAAACTCAATTTGTGGGGAACACAACATAGAAACTACTACCGGAAGATAAGAATCATGTCCTCCCTACTTGTTTAGCAAATAAAGGTCGTAACTGAATGTTATGGAGAAAATGCGATGATGGGGACGATACAGTTGATCTCGGAGATAAGACATTAACCCCGTATGACCACCATTCAAATGCATAACTTTCATggaaggcgaagaagagatCAAAATCCCATGAGATGTATTAATCGGAAGATACATGTACCACTAGGTCTACATAGGACGAGTAGAGTACATATCCTCCAAACATTAGTGTTGACCATTGGCACGTACTCCGACATATCGACCACGCATTTCTTCGCCATTCCCTTCAACCAGATTACCAAGTAAAAGTCATCAATTGCGGGTTCAGCACAATCGGCAGCAAAAAGTGATTAACAACCACCGTGCCCATGGGCCAGACAGCAATGAGCGTCGTGATTCTGTATTCCTCATCCAGTCCAAACGCCAACCCAAGCATGACCGCCGTCATGGCCAAGCATATCAAAAAGCTCCACTTGAAGCGCTTTAGCACACGGGTCATGGCCTGGAAGAATCCAATCTGCTCGCTTTCCTTTGACGTGGTACCCCATTCAAGCGGGATAGAGAGAAAGTGGCAGAGAATGGCTTGCGAGATATGGAGGGAGATACCGCCGAGGAAAACGGTGAGAAGGGGGATCCATTTGAGATTTCCAAGGTAACCATAGAAGAGGTTGCCTTCATTGATGCGGTAGCGTAGGACGGCGAGAGAGACATTTCCAAGAACGGTGAAGATCATGATGATGCCGAAGTAGACTGTTATGAGATGTTAGTGGATTGGATGAAAATGGAAAAGATTTGTAGCATATTGGTGTGCAGATGCTTGATACAAGGCACATACCTTTGAATGAGTGAATATAATAATGGTCCAACCATCCATTGAGGAAACCGATGAGGAAGTAATTGAGCATAGTTAGCATCCAGGAACAGGCCAGAGCGTAGTATGTTCCGATGTAAGCCATGATGGTAACCTTGGAAGCGAGTGGCATGCGGGAACTAGTTTAGAGAGTCAGCAATGTGTGGCAAAGGACAAGATAACACCCCAAAGGATTCTTTGGGTCCTTACCGCATGAACATGATGAAGAGGCGGTTAAATGGACCTTTCTTGGGCCACTTGACAATGGGATTGAAGATTAGCTCGTTACAGCCATATGCGTACCTGCGTTCAATATCAGTAAGGGTTCTAGAAAAAGGTTAGAAAATGTGGATTAGGCATACTTCTCCCAGCGGGCAAGCTCGTCGTAGACAGTGAGCGAGACACCCTCCTTGAAGCCATCGCCCTGGTATGCAGCTAGTCGAACGATGAATCCAGCACTTTGGAGTCGCAGACTCATGTCAAAGTCTTCAGAAACGGTTTCCTCTGACCAAAACATGTCCAACTTGGCACCCTGTTCTTCGCTGGATGGATAGGCAACTTTCTGCATCGCAGACCACCTGAGAAAGGCGTTGTGCCCGACGAACGGGGCAACATCACCACCAGCGACGGCGAAGCGAATCTGGGTATAGATCATGTTGGTGAAGAAGGTGATGCCGTTCTCGAAGAAGTTCTGCGTAACGTTCATGACTCCAGAAGAGAACTGCAAGATACCAACGTCTGGGCATTGCTCCATCTCGCTGACAGCCTCGAGAAGACAGTCCTTGGGAACCCGAGTGTCTGAGTCGATAAGTAGAATGTAATCGCCCATGCGGATGTCGCCATCAGCCCAAGCTTCGCCCGCACGCTCAGATAGGGCAGTCTCCATCGCTTCCGCGTAGAGCGCACTTTCTTGTTGACAGGTCCAATCATCACCGCGGGTGGTGAGGTCCATAAGTTCCTCTATCCTGCAGCTAATCTTGAGTCCATAATTCATATTGGATGCCTTCTTGAATTTACCAGGGCGAATGAATGGCTTCGGCCCATGCTCTCCTTTCGGGTCGTGTCTAGGTCGCGCTACCCAGCCAATCTTGTGTTCGTCATAAAATTCTTGACGCTCGGTCGATTCCTCGGCTGTGAGAAGTTGCACTGCAATAGTTTAGCATTCAGTTGCATTGTATCCCAATGGTTGAACTCACATCCGTCGTCGTTGATGAATATGTTTGCGCTTCCTCCTTGTAGCTCGTACGTAGATATAGCGTCCTTGACCGAGCGGATAGTTGGCTCAATAACGGCTCTAAGACCTTCTTTGAAGACTGGCATCTCTATCGTGACGTGCGGGAGTTTCTTGCCAAAGGTATCGCAGTGGATTCGTTTCGGGGCCTTGCCAGAGTAGTATTTGCTGTTCTCAATCATGTGATCAATAGGACCAATAATCTGAGCGATGTTACCAACTATGGCTTGGAAGAAAAACTTGATAGGTTAGTATCATGACAGTAGCAGATTGATGCTTTGAAACCTACCAACGAGAGCCAGACTTGGGCAGGTATACAGATTATGAAGAGCAGTCGAAGCCAGTTGGGGTCTTCAGCTTGCTGTATGGCGATCTCTCTGAATCCAGTCCCGAGAGCCGTAGTTAGGAGGAAAATAGACATGCCAGTGTAAACTGCTTGCCAAAGCATGACATATCGGGGCTCTTCAACTCTGCCTTCGCCGTTATCGAACACATCATCGAAGTCTGTGACGTCGAGAACGGGGTCTTTTCCTAGAACCTTTTCAAGTTCTTCCTGGGCACTATAACCGTACTCAACTCCACAAAAGTTTCTCATCAAGGAATTGATGATGAACTCGGCGCGTTCTACTAGCATCTTGGGATCATCTTGCCATACTAGCAGTATGCCACGCGTAGAGATGAACGCGCCTGACTGTGCTGTCTGAGCTACTGATAGTGCCTCGAAGTCGGCAAGTACTTGTACGCGAAGACCAGACTGAATTTGGACATAGGGCAGTGTATTTCGCTCTAAGATGTACTGGATGATACTGTTGTTGATGGTCATAGCGCACTGTGCTAGTTAATCCCCAAAGCATGGACAAAACGTGACCTTGTGCAACTTACCCGGACGTTGAGCTTAGTGACTGCCTGATATAGGCCGCTGCCGTCATGCTGGATGTTATCGGGTGCACATGCATACTTGCCCTTCGACTGCTTCATGAAAGCGCCCTCTCCAGCTGCTCCTGTGGTCCATACGCGCTCTTCCTGTTTTGCCTGGATCCAGTGGGCCATAAGTTGGGCTTTGAGACCCTTGATATCGTTCTCTCTAGCATCACTGCTATCTTCGGCCGGTTCAGTGGAGCTGGGTGTTCTGGAAGCTGAGGCTGAACTATTACCAAGCTGCATCGGTGTAAAGCTCGCAGGTCGAGATTCGGGGGCTGCTGAAGCCTCCCCAGGCGGGGCGAGGGGATTCAGCGGAGGAGGAGCAGTACCATCGCGGTGGCGGTGGAATGGAGAAGACCCATTTCCATCCTTGTTGCTACGCCAATATCCCATCCTTGCCTTTCCTGTTCGCAGAATCGACTGGAGATTTTGGGGGTGTATGTTTGTAAAGAGTAAGAAAGGATCTATAAGACCGAGAAAACGGCCAGGTGATAGGAGAAGTTGTATTTAAAGCGAAGAAAGTTGCCCACAAAAGATTTGTAAATGGCCAGCAATCTTGTAGATAGTGACGCAACGCCCATCAGACTGTTGAGCGGCATAACGAGCCTATCTACGACAGGCATTGTGAAAAACAGGCGCATACCTCATTAACAAACCATAGGATATATGGGTCAACCGGTGTGAGTGGGTTCTCTGTGTTGAGGTGGTACTGAACCCGCAGTGGCGATACCCTGATTATCGATACTGGCGAATTGTACTCATGCCTTACTGGCTTGTTCGTAAATCTTTATGTGTTGCCAGAGCATATGCAGGGACCATATTACTATCGTATCGCCAATGGGTCCACCCTGCATTATTCGTGTGCATGTTCGGCGATGGGAGACTTGCTTGGCGTCAGGCGCTTGCAACTCTGGAGACTGGAGAATGGTTGGGTTGGCTCGTAGCCACATATAAGAAAAATTACTGGGATGAATGATGGTGTGGTGGAGTTGATGATATGTTGATGGAAGCGTTGAACATTATGAGTGGGGAACAGGGTTGGCCGAGTCAATTGTAAGTGCGGCCAAACTAAAATTCGctaacatgatccatgggcgagcggcgcacacgggcgagcggcgcaccccaccaactttactcaccttactgatcttaatctacaatggctcaacgcagcgctactcaattactatcaaatgaagcagatattcagcttgctatctcatctattaatgcgcaccagatccaaggtacccgtactgctgcagtagtctacaacgtagccgaaacaacgctccgccgccgacgcgctggtatacctgcccgacgcgattgcccgcccaactcgaggaagcttacccagagagaagaggaggtgattattagctatatacttcagctagatctgcgtggatttgcgcctacctacacagctgtacgtgatatggctgataagctgctggctgcgcgtggtggagagcaggttggagtcaactggccatctacctttgttaaacgtacagacagtcttcggacgtgtttcaaccaagcgtacgataggcagagagctctttgtgaggatgcaacattaataaagaggtggtttaagcttgtagaagagacaaaggctgagctaggtatctgcgatgaggacgtctacaactttgatgaagctggctttatgatgggcaagattacaacgcagctagttataacaggagcagagaggagaggcaggccgaagagtattcagccaggcaatcgcgagtgggtaacgctgatcgctgctatcagcgctgctggctggtcagtcccaccgttcctcatcttcgctggccagtaccacctatcagcctggtataaggaagctgagatcccacgcgactgggcgatcgcagtcagcgataatggctggacgaataatgagcttggagttgagtggctaaagcacttcaacgctcacacgcaggctcgtagtgtaggcgcgcgtcgcctgcttattattgatggccataagagccaccaatctctagagttccaggagctctgcaaggagaacaatatccatacgctctgtatacctcctcactcatctcacctactccagccacttgatgttggctgcttctcgccattgaagcgcgcgtacagccgtgaggtggagagccttatgcgcaaccacatcaaccacatcaccaagctagagtttctgccagcgttcaaggcagcatttgatcaagcgttcacgccagccaatatctgctcagccttccgcggcgcaggccttgttcctctacaaccagaggctgttctatcaaaggtagatgtacaactgcgtacacctactcctccagcagctctgccagaggctccctgggtagctcaaacgccgagcaacgcgcgtgagcttgaggctcagtcaagcctaatacgtgagcgcgtgcgccagcacaagagctcatcaccagcttcaattattatggcgattgaccagctaaagaagggcgccgaggtgatgatgctctctgctgagctgatgcgcgatcggatctctagtcttgagaaggccaatagcgcagcctcagagcgtaggcggcgctctaaaaggcgtatacagaagcatggagtactcacaaagggagctggagaggatatactggctcaaaatgaggctgaccagcagattgctcatgaagagcgtcaaggaggagcgcgatcaggcctcagccagcgggctcaaaggcgctgcactaggtgcaaggagactgggcacaactcgcgcacatgcaagactgatactattaatatagagtaatctactgtatcaatatctagcaataatattatcgcgttgttgagatgcatcgctttaaagttgcaaaagttggtggggtgcgccgctcgcccgtgtgcgccgctcgcccatggatcatgttacCGGCAGTACTTTTGTGGCGCTGCGTCTATTCAGCACAATCAACAAAGACATAATTTACGCATGCAAACGCGGACGCTGGAAAATGCGCGGCATCGGGCATCGCACATCGGGATACTCAATACTGTTTACGGTCGAAAGCGACCTCTGTTAGTTATCAAGAGGGGTCTCATGCTTTAAGGGGGGAATTTGGACCCACACGAGCGAAGATAGAAAGTAAGAAGAAAGCGGTTGTTTACGAAACCTGGCAGTCATGATGATAGCGACAGAACCTGGCCCGTATCCCACTAACTCTGGTTCTGGTGCACAGGGGCATTATGAGCCAACGGTGTAACTTCAACGCCCAGATCCAACAGAAACGTCACCCCTGGACGGTCATGTATTGATGATGATCGATAATTGATGTCTCGTTTTGGTCAAATACACAAAGCCAATAGCCGTAGTAACCATTGTGTCAAAATGGTCGACGAATTTATTTGTACATGTATGGACACAGGGACAACCTAATTTGACACATTGCGAAAACAGTTGAGAGAACCCCCAACGGAGTTTGATGGATCAGTCGGCAAGCCTGGTGGATCAGTACGGTACGAAACGAAATCTGTTGAGGGTGAGACTTACCTGTAGCTGACCAATGTATCTACACGATGGCTACTGGTGCTGAAGCTTCGGAGTTGCACCTTTTCACCATTTTTAATTTCCTTCGCATCGCTGTCGCCCCATTCCATAGGTACCTCTGAGTCGGCGTCGGCATAGACAAGTACATTGAAAGTGCAGTTGCCGTCTAACATGGGTAAGAAGGTGACTGATGCGGTGATCTGCCTGAAAATAGACTGAATCTCAGCTTGGATCTCAGACTCGGTCTTCTCTTCTGGGGCATCGCTCGCTCTGGGTATCGTCAGTCTACCGTTTTCTCTGCGACGCGGCCCACTTACTCTGGTGTCGAGTTTTCTTGGTCCGTTGTTTTCTTGGACGATTTGGAAGTGCCGGTTTTGCCAAAGATTTGCACCTGTCTGAGGTCAGAGGAAGACATTCAGTGCACAGTGATGTTCCATACATCAAATTGCCATCGTTCAACATGCTCTCCAGTTTCTTTGCTCGTGataacaacaacaagctTCGAAATCTTGCCACCATACATCCATTCTTTTAGTTGTCCCATAATCTTCTTGATGTAGGCTTTGACCTGATCATCCGCAGTAACTGAAGCTGTTAATAGTGCGATGGCAGTGGGGTCGGTTGGACTTCTCACCCATCATAGTCAGACCATACTTTTTGACTCTGCATTTGGTTAGTGGATGAAGTGGCAACTTGTAAGACTAGTGCTTACGCGGTAAAGTCCTCGGCTGGGTACACGCCTCGTTGAAAGCTTGAAGAGATGATCAGTTCTGGAACGCCGGGTTGGACGGTTACATATGCTTACAGGATGGTGTTGATTGAATATTCGAACTAATTCGGGTAAGCGCGCGATGCTAGACTAAGCTCAGTTGACTTACAAACTCATTGACGACCTTGGATGAGCCCTTTAGCGCGAGTTTGTGCACCTTGGAGGAGTCGCTCTTGGAAGATTTCGACTTGGAAGACTTTGATGTTGATGCTGACTTTGAGGACGCTGACTTTGAAGTTGCCGACTTTGAGGTTGACGACGATTTGGACGCCGCCTTTGACGACGTCTTCGGCTCCGACGTGGAAGGTGTTGGCATTGTTTACGGTGTTTGTTGATGGGGTAACTACGACCGGCGAGGAGGAAGTGGCGAGACAACACACACGTCTCACAGAAGTTCGGTTGGCGTTTACTAGGGCTTAGATTTCAAGTAAGAGCCAAAGCAGTGTGCTTTCCGAATGGCAGTATAGTCGAGACGATCGGGTGGTGGGCCTTGAGTGGGTGACGGTAGATGCAGGAACGGGCGGTGGCCGATAAGATAAGCAACGCACGACGAGAAAAAGTGCAACACCATCACCAGAGCGACGGGCAGCAACGCATTCATCCGACTCCATGCCCACTAATGCGATCATGCGTGCGAACTGCGAGCAGCCTCCTGCACGGCTGGCGGACGCGGGCAGCCCACCCCAGAGACTTTCGGCACCCGTCGCGCCTGCTTGAGCGCCTCACGACCCCCCTCGCCGCCAGAAGCTATGCCCAGGCTTTCCGCCCGCAGTCGGACCTGGAGAAGCGCATCGCCCAAATCCCCATTGACCGGTACCGCAACTTCTGCATCGTCGCCCACGTTGACCATGGCAAGTCGACGCTGTCGGACCGCCTACTGGAGATTACAGGCACCATCCAGCCCGGTGGACAAAAACAATTCCTTGACAAACTGGACGTGGAGCGCGAGCGCGGCATCACAGTCAAGGCGCAGACATGCACCATGATACACACACACGAGGGCCAGGACTACCTGCTGCACCTCGTCGACACGCCCGGCCACGTCGACTTCAGGGCCGAGGTGTCGCGCAGTTACGCCAGCTGTGGTGGCGCACTGCTGCTGGTGGATGCCAGCCAGGGCGTGCAGGCGCAGACGGTCGCCAACTTCTACCTCGCCTTCTCCCAGGGATTGACGCTGGTGCCAGTGCTGAACAAGGTCGACCTCCCACATGCCGACTCTCCGCGCGTGCTCGAGCAGATGAGAGAGACATTCGAGCTGGACCCCGCCGATGCCGTCCTCGTCTCCGCAAAGACCGGCCTCAACGTTGCATCGCTCCTTCCCACTGTTGTGGAGAAGATACCTGCCCCTGTCGGCGACCTTAAGAAGCCCCTGCGCATGCTGCTGGTCGACTCGTGGTACGATGTATACAAGGGCGTCATTTTACTAGTGCGTATCTTCGACGGCCAGGTGCGACCGGGCGACACCATCCGCTCCTTTGCCACCAAGCTCAAATACATTGTGGGCGAAGTCGGTATCATGTACCCCGATCAGACGCCGCAGACCGTCCTGAAGGCTGGCCAGGTGGGCTACATCTACTTCAACCCCGGCATGAAGCGCTCGCAGGAGGCCAAGGTTGGCGATACATATACGACCATCGGGTCAGAGAAGCTGGTGGAGCCATATCCAGGCTTTGAAGAGCCAAAGAGCATGGTCTTCGTTTCTGCCTTCCCTACCGACCAAGACAACCACGAGCATTTGGAAGACAGCATCCAGCAGATCATCCTCAACGACCGCAGTGTCACTTTGCAGAAGGAGTCATCCGATGCACTGGGCGCTGGCTGGCGCTTGGGCTTCCTAGGCACACTGCATTGCTCCGTCTTCGAGGACCGCCTACGTCAAGAACATGGTGCCAATATCATCATCACACCACCATCAGTACCATTCAAGGTTATATGGCGGGATGGCACCGAGTCCATCATCACCAACCCCAACGAGTTCCCCGATCAGGACCAGGCACACTTCAAGGTGCAGGAGGTGCATGAGCCCTACGTCTCCGCCACCATCACCCTGCCCGACGAGTACCTCGGTGAGGTCATCAAGCTGTGCGAGGCCAACCGAGGCGAGCAAAAAGAACTCACCTTCTTCACTGCTACACAAGTCATCCTCAAATACGACATACCGTTATCACATCTGGTTGATGACTTTTTCGGTAAACTCAAAGGCTCAACCAAAGGTTATGCGTCCCTCGACTACGAAGATGCGGGCTTTCGCAAATCTTCCATCATCAAACTTAACCTACTTGTCAACGGCTCCCCAGTCGATGCCGTATCGCGCGTTCTGCACACATCGCAAGTCGAAAAAGTGGGTCGAACATGGGTTGAGAAGTTCAAAGAACACGTTGAGCGTCAGATGTTTGAGGTCATCATACAGGCTGCGGCAGGTAGGAGAATTGTGGCGCGCGCAACCATCAAGCCGTACCGCAAGGATGTCCTTGCCAAGCTGCATGCCAGTGACCTCAGTAGACGACGCAAGCTGCTCGAGAAACAGAAGGAGGGTAGAAAGAAGCTAAGGGCTGTGGGAAGTGTTGTTATTGAACAAGAAGCGTTTCAGAAGTTTTTGGCCAAGTAGAAAATCGATACCCCTCCGCTCAACTCATCTCCGCATCCCATGGTTCTGGCATTGACAGCTGACACTGG is a window of Pyrenophora tritici-repentis strain M4 chromosome 2, whole genome shotgun sequence DNA encoding:
- a CDS encoding putative glycosyl transferase family 2 protein produces the protein MGYWRSNKDGNGSSPFHRHRDGTAPPPLNPLAPPGEASAAPESRPASFTPMQLGNSSASASRTPSSTEPAEDSSDARENDIKGLKAQLMAHWIQAKQEERVWTTGAAGEGAFMKQSKGKYACAPDNIQHDGSGLYQAVTKLNVRCAMTINNSIIQYILERNTLPYVQIQSGLRVQVLADFEALSVAQTAQSGAFISTRGILLVWQDDPKMLVERAEFIINSLMRNFCGVEYGYSAQEELEKVLGKDPVLDVTDFDDVFDNGEGRVEEPRYVMLWQAVYTGMSIFLLTTALGTGFREIAIQQAEDPNWLRLLFIICIPAQVWLSLFFFQAIVGNIAQIIGPIDHMIENSKYYSGKAPKRIHCDTFGKKLPHVTIEMPVFKEGLRAVIEPTIRSVKDAISTYELQGGSANIFINDDGLQLLTAEESTERQEFYDEHKIGWVARPRHDPKGEHGPKPFIRPGKFKKASNMNYGLKISCRIEELMDLTTRGDDWTCQQESALYAEAMETALSERAGEAWADGDIRMGDYILLIDSDTRVPKDCLLEAVSEMEQCPDVGILQFSSGVMNVTQNFFENGITFFTNMIYTQIRFAVAGGDVAPFVGHNAFLRWSAMQKVAYPSSEEQGAKLDMFWSEETVSEDFDMSLRLQSAGFIVRLAAYQGDGFKEGVSLTVYDELARWEKYAYGCNELIFNPIVKWPKKGPFNRLFIMFMRSRMPLASKVTIMAYIGTYYALACSWMLTMLNYFLIGFLNGWLDHYYIHSFKVYFGIIMIFTVLGNVSLAVLRYRINEGNLFYGYLGNLKWIPLLTVFLGGISLHISQAILCHFLSIPLEWGTTSKESEQIGFFQAMTRVLKRFKWSFLICLAMTAVMLGLAFGLDEEYRITTLIAVWPMGTVVVNHFLLPIVLNPQLMTFTW
- a CDS encoding HORMA domain containing protein, translated to MSFFQRGVYPAEDFTAVKKYGLTMMVTADDQVKAYIKKIMGQLKEWMYGGKISKLVVVITSKETGEHVERWQFDVQIFGKTGTSKSSKKTTDQENSTPEASDAPEEKTESEIQAEIQSIFRQITASVTFLPMLDGNCTFNVLVYADADSEVPMEWGDSDAKEIKNGEKVQLRSFSTSSHRVDTLVSYRLAD
- a CDS encoding GTP-binding protein GUF1, yielding MRSCVRTASSLLHGWRTRAAHPRDFRHPSRLLERLTTPLAARSYAQAFRPQSDLEKRIAQIPIDRYRNFCIVAHVDHGKSTLSDRLLEITGTIQPGGQKQFLDKLDVERERGITVKAQTCTMIHTHEGQDYLLHLVDTPGHVDFRAEVSRSYASCGGALLLVDASQGVQAQTVANFYLAFSQGLTLVPVLNKVDLPHADSPRVLEQMRETFELDPADAVLVSAKTGLNVASLLPTVVEKIPAPVGDLKKPLRMLLVDSWYDVYKGVILLVRIFDGQVRPGDTIRSFATKLKYIVGEVGIMYPDQTPQTVLKAGQVGYIYFNPGMKRSQEAKVGDTYTTIGSEKLVEPYPGFEEPKSMVFVSAFPTDQDNHEHLEDSIQQIILNDRSVTLQKESSDALGAGWRLGFLGTLHCSVFEDRLRQEHGANIIITPPSVPFKVIWRDGTESIITNPNEFPDQDQAHFKVQEVHEPYVSATITLPDEYLGEVIKLCEANRGEQKELTFFTATQVILKYDIPLSHLVDDFFGKLKGSTKGYASLDYEDAGFRKSSIIKLNLLVNGSPVDAVSRVLHTSQVEKVGRTWVEKFKEHVERQMFEVIIQAAAGRRIVARATIKPYRKDVLAKLHASDLSRRRKLLEKQKEGRKKLRAVGSVVIEQEAFQKFLAK